A window from Pirellulales bacterium encodes these proteins:
- a CDS encoding DUF4347 domain-containing protein, which yields MRIAAPSADLICISSSAADNGFLVDARAAIPAGVAAGSVNDVITAINNKYKANGNKPFSLAVIDHGRSALQSMGDGNITVVGGYIAYNDPPSANDLKNFLVACTRAVTSCTFYGCNVASGADGPAFLQELATGGAMQMTAYTGSVYCNSHGKWSASDNGNTVRKTP from the coding sequence GTGCGCATCGCGGCGCCTTCCGCGGATTTGATCTGCATTTCCAGTTCGGCGGCCGACAATGGCTTTCTGGTAGATGCGCGCGCCGCGATCCCTGCTGGCGTCGCCGCAGGAAGCGTCAATGACGTGATCACGGCAATCAATAACAAGTACAAGGCCAATGGCAACAAACCGTTTTCGCTGGCTGTGATCGATCATGGAAGATCGGCATTGCAAAGCATGGGCGACGGCAATATTACCGTTGTCGGCGGCTACATTGCCTACAACGACCCTCCATCGGCCAATGACTTGAAGAACTTCCTGGTGGCCTGCACACGTGCTGTCACGTCATGCACGTTTTATGGGTGCAACGTCGCATCTGGCGCCGACGGCCCGGCGTTCCTGCAAGAACTCGCCACGGGCGGAGCGATGCAAATGACCGCTTACACCGGCTCGGTTTACTGCAATTCGCACGGGAAGTGGTCGGCGAGCGACAACGGAAACACCGTCAGGAAAACGCCCTGA